From Mycobacterium lacus, one genomic window encodes:
- a CDS encoding cellulose-binding domain-containing protein yields MAGLDNYVKRWRTALHLTVSALIVAILGLTITPVARAAAATATLSVEHTWQTGFIARFTITNSSMVPLTDWKLEFDMPVGQSVSHTWNSTLTQSGTHFVLTPANWNRVIAPGGSATGGLRGVLTGSYSPPSNCVLNEHIPCT; encoded by the coding sequence ATGGCCGGACTGGACAATTACGTGAAGCGCTGGCGCACAGCGCTTCACCTAACCGTGTCGGCATTGATAGTTGCCATCCTCGGACTCACCATCACCCCCGTAGCTCGTGCGGCTGCGGCCACGGCGACGTTGTCGGTGGAACACACGTGGCAGACCGGTTTCATCGCCCGCTTCACCATCACCAACTCGAGCATGGTGCCGCTCACCGATTGGAAGCTTGAATTCGACATGCCAGTGGGACAATCCGTCTCGCACACATGGAATAGCACCCTTACCCAATCTGGCACGCACTTTGTTCTCACTCCCGCGAATTGGAATCGCGTCATTGCACCCGGTGGTTCAGCCACAGGTGGTCTGAGAGGCGTGCTGACCGGTTCCTACTCGCCACCGTCG